Within the Acidobacteriota bacterium genome, the region GAACGATGCCGTCGAGCGGGGCATGGACCGGTGTTCCCGCCGGGACGAAAAGGTCGACCCCGAAGTGAATCGTCCTGCCGTCGGCCAGAGGATTCTCCGGCGACTTGAAAACGGGTGACGTGTAGAGAAGCCGGGCCTCGCCGTATCGTCCGACCCCGACACGGGCTCCCGACGCGGCCATCTCGAAATCGACAAGAGATGCAAACGCCGCCATGTCCGTCCAGTGCTCCTCACGCTCGAAAAGAGGGCTTCCCACGGAGAGGTCGAGCGGCACCGTGTTTTCCGGCGTCAGGGCGAATCCCAGAACGTCGGCGAACTCTCCATGCGTTCCCTTTTCAGAAATCCAGCGAAGAGCTGTCTCGGCGCCTGCAACCGGGGCATGTCCACAGGCGGCCCGGAACACACAACCCGGAAGCGAAGCCGGCATGCGGGCCATTTCCTCAAGGAGCATCCAGACGTGAGTTTCGGAGATCGAGAGATAGTCATTTTTTGGATCGAGAGCCTTCTGGCGGGCGGCGATCGCCGCACTCATGCACAAGCGAAGGCACACGAGGCCAAAGAGCGCCTCGGCGTCTTCAGGAGTCAGCGGCAGAACCGCATGATAGCCTTTGATCACACTCACCGCCGCGGCCAGCGGATCGCCTTTTCCGAGCATGGCGTAAGCCAGAACGACGGCCAGATCCGTTAGCAACGGCGAACGCGTCATGTCGCCGAAATCAATGATTCCGGCGACGGACATGCGGCCGAAAGCGCGGGCCGTCCGTTCCGGCGGAGCGATGATGATATTCCAGTCATTGCCGTCGTTGTGGGCCAGGACATCGGGAAGCCTCTTGATCGAATCGGAACGGTTTTCGAACAGCCGGAAAACGGTCCGGAGGATCCTGCGTTTTTCAGGATCTTCAATATCGCCGCCGTACTCGGCGATGACGCGGGAGCCGTTCCGGACGTTCCAGATGAGATCGGGCTGTGGGTCCGGTCCCTCGATGGCGGACAGGGCCTTCACGAGACGCGCCGTGAAGGCGCCGAGATCCTGCAGAAGCGCGGTCTTATGAGGGCGCACATCGCCGAGCGGCGTCCCCGGAAGATAGGAGACGCAGCGGACGAAGTGGGAACGACCCGCCGGGTGCGTGACGGAAAATATTTGTTCGCCGCCTGTTCCGCAGATGGGCCGGGGGCAGAGCGACCCTCCGGGATCACGGTTCAGGCGGCCCATGACGTCGTTCTGGAACTCGAGCCGTTCCCGCCGCTCGCTCGCATTTGCGATCTTGAGCACGAAGGCGTCCCCGCTCTCCGATCGCAGCAGGAAATTCTGGTCGCGCTCGCTTGGAAGAGGGCGAACTTCGCCTTCGGCTTCGATCCCGAAAAATTCCCGGCCGAAACGCCGGGCATCTTCGACGGAAAAGCGCGGCGCCGTTTCAACCGTCGTCATGGTTCCCTCACCATTGATTATGACCCATTATCCTGCGCTTTGGCAATTCCCCTCTTCAAGTCGGGCCCAATCTTCCGCTCGTCTCCGTCCACTCCCGAAGCCGCCGCTTGATCTCCGGTGAGAACCTCGACGGCCGGAACCGCCATGTCCAATTTCCGCGGGTCGTCCCCGGTGTGTTCATCCGCGCTCTTTCGTCGAGCCCGAGAATGTCCTGGAGCGGAAGGATGACCGTATCGGCCGCGGACTCCATGAGCAGGCGGATCATGTCCCAGGGCAGGGTTGCCGGGTCGGGATCGCGGCCCAGACACATGGCCAACCGCCGGTGTTCGTGCTCTCCCGCCTCCTCGCGAAACCAGCCCCGGACCGTGTTCGTATCGTGGGTTCCCGTATAAGCCACACAATTCGTTTCATAGTTTTTCGGCAGATAAGGGTGATTGGGGTCGTCGTCGCCGAAGGCGAACAGAAGAACCTTCATGCCGGGGATACCGAACCTTCGCCGGACCGCATCGACATCGGGTGTGATGTATCCGAGGTCTTCGGCCACGATCGCCGGCCGGTCAAAACGCCGAAAGACTTCTCCGAAAAATTCTTCGGCCGGAGCCTCGACCCATCGCCCGTTGAGAGCCGTCTCCTCGTCCGCCGGAACCTCCCAACCCGCGACCAATCCGCGAAAATGATCGATCCTCACAACATCATACATCGCCAGATTGAAGGACAGGCGGTCCATCCACCAGCCGAACCCCGTCCGCCGCAACACATCCCAATCATAGACGGGATTGCCCCAGAGCTGTCCCGTTTTGCTGAAGTAGTCGGGCGGAACTCCGGCCACGGCCGCGGGATTTCTCTCCGCGTCCAGCTTGAAAACCTCGCCGTGAGCCCAGACATCGGCGCTGTCAAAGTTGACATAAATGGGGAGATCGCCCATGATCCGGACACCGCGGCGGCCGGCATAGGCCTTGAGTTTCTCCCACTGGCGGAAAAAGACGAATTGCCGGAAAGCGATTCTTCGAAGCTCGCGGCCGCAGGATTCGCGGAACGTGTCGAGCGCCGGCGGTTCCCGGGCGGCCAGTTCTTCAGGCCAGGCGTTCCACTCTTCTCCCCCGGCGGCCTGCCGGATGACCTGGAAAAGCGCATAGTCGTCGAGCCAGAAGGCGTTCCGGCCGCAAAATTCCCGAAACGCCGCGTCCAGGTCCGACCCGCCGCTGAATGTCTCGAAGGCCCTGTCCAGAAGTTCGTCTTTGACGGCGACGGCGCTTTCGTAATCGCAGGTCTCCGAGGGCACGAGAGGCGGTCCCCCAAGAGCCTGCGCCGGGATCAAACCGTCTTCGACCAGAAATTCCGGGCTGACGAGAGTCACGTTTCCGGCAAAGGCCGACGGACTGCTGTAGGGCGAGAACCCGGCCCCTGCCTCAAGCGGATGAAGGGGCAGAACCTGCCAAAGCGTCTGACCCGTTCGGGCCAGAGAATCGACAAAGGCAAAGGCCGCCGGACCCAGGTCTCCGATTCCGGAATGGGACGGAAGTGCCGTGACGGGAAGCAGAATGCCGCTTCTTCGACCCGGCATGTTCAGTCCGCCTTGACACCCAGGAGATCGCCGAGACGGTTGAAGAGATCACAGCGGGATGATTCCGGCCGGGATTTTTTACCGGCGTAGAAATAGAGGTTTTGGGCTTTCCAAAGGGGAAGTTCAATGCCCAGGATACGCCCGGCTTCGAGGTCGGCCACGGCCTTTTCCAGAACATCCGCGTCGCCGGGTTTCTTGAGAAGCGTCTCCATGTGGCCCTCAAGCCTCCGGCTGAGAATAAAGGCCGCCCGAACCGTGTCGAGCTTGAAGCATCCCTCGCGGACCTTTGCGGCTTCCTCTTCGAGCCGCCCGAGATCGAGGACATCCGCCTTGAGAAGACGTTCGACGGCGCGGTTATGCATGAAGCTCATGACGGCCGAAAGGGCGCCGGAGACCGGGATTCCCATTTCCGCCGTAGCCGCCAGAAGTGCGGCATGCTCGTCATGGATTTTCCGGAATTCGGCGGACAGATCCTCGTCGAGGGCGCCGAACATTCCCCCGACGACCCGCCTCTGCTCGTCGCGGAAAAGATGGTGCAACGACAGACCGTGGGTGCCGAAGTGTTTGTCCATGAGACGCATCGTCTCGGCGGCATCGCCCTCGCGGAAGGAGGCGGCCAGTTCCCGGCTCATGGTCTCGTAGGCCTCCCCGTTTTCGCAGGCCCGGGCTCCGGCCTGGAGGTCGAGGTCTCCACGATGGAGAGCGGCGAAGTTGAAATCCAGGGTTTCTCCCGTAATGTCCGAGACCAGCCGGGCTCGGCCGACGGCCATCCGATTTTTCCCGTTTTCGAGGCGGTCGAGGGCCCTCTTGCGGACTCGGTAGCAATACAGGCGGTCCGTTTCGCCGTATTCCCGGAAGAGCGTGGAGACGGCGTAATGAGCGCCGACCCGGGCCATATCGACAACGGCGGGCTTGACGAGTTTCCGGTAGACGACGGCGGCGCTTTTCAAGCCGGGACGGTTGCCGGCGGCCCGCTCCAGGATCCGGATAAAATCCGCCTCGAGATCCGGACCGTCCGTTTCGGCGGCAAGCTGAATCGCCCGGGCGGCGTACATCAGGATCTGGACGGTCTCGAGGCCCGCGACATCGTCGAAAAACCAACCGCAGCTCGTGAACTGGAGAAGGGCGTTTCTCTGCATCTCGAGAAGTTTGAGCACACGGACTTTGTTTTCGGCATCGAGCCTGCGCGCGGCATGGCGCTCAAGAAACCGGGCGCGGCCGTCATCACTCCGATCGAGAATGACCGAGATATAATCGTCGCGAGCCGCCCAGGGGTCGCGGAGAAGTCCGGATGCGGCGTTCTCGAAGTGGGGGCCAAGGCGTTCAGCCAGCATGTCCACAGCCTCACGGAGAGGCGCCCGCCAGCGCTGATGAAGGCGCGGGTCGCAGCCCGTCTCGCAGCCGCAGTCGCTTCGCCAGCGTTCGATGCCGTGGGCACAGCTCCAGGCGGTGTTTTCGGCGATCTCGACCTCATCGCGCGGCGGGCTCAGCTCCAGGAACTCGCCGTAGACCGTGGGGCGGGCTATGTTCTCCGTCAGGAGAAGATGAAAGCAATAGGCCAGGGCCATATCGCCGTACTTGTGGTGGTGGCCGTAGGTTTCGCCGTCCGTGGCGATGTGGACAAGTTGGGGATCGGTCGTGTCGGTGAACCCGGCCGCAAGACGCCGCGCGAAAGATGCGCCGTCGGCCAACAGGTTGCCGAAGGCGATCTCCCGCGAGACCGGGCCGTTGTAGAAGAACAGCGCAATCGACCGGCCTGAAGGAAGACGGCAAAAATAGGGTTTGCGGGTGTCGATCCGGGCGCCTGAGACATCCACCCACGCATCCGACCCTTCGCGGCGGACGCGGAGCGCCTGGTGCGGCGCAAGGATTGTAAAGGCAAAGCCTTCGGCCGCCAGCGCCTCCAGTGTCGCGATGTCGACCGCCGTTTCGGCCAGCCACATCCCTTCGGGTTTTCGGCCGAAACGGTGCTCGAAATCCCGGATGCCCCAGACGACCTGGGTCCGCTTGTCGCGCGCAGTGGCGAGGGGCATGATGATGTGATTGTAGACCTGAGCCAGGGCCGAGCCATGGCCGCCGAAGTTTTTACGGCTCTCCCGGTCGGCCTCCAGGACGGCCGCATAGACGTC harbors:
- the malQ gene encoding 4-alpha-glucanotransferase; protein product: MPGRRSGILLPVTALPSHSGIGDLGPAAFAFVDSLARTGQTLWQVLPLHPLEAGAGFSPYSSPSAFAGNVTLVSPEFLVEDGLIPAQALGGPPLVPSETCDYESAVAVKDELLDRAFETFSGGSDLDAAFREFCGRNAFWLDDYALFQVIRQAAGGEEWNAWPEELAAREPPALDTFRESCGRELRRIAFRQFVFFRQWEKLKAYAGRRGVRIMGDLPIYVNFDSADVWAHGEVFKLDAERNPAAVAGVPPDYFSKTGQLWGNPVYDWDVLRRTGFGWWMDRLSFNLAMYDVVRIDHFRGLVAGWEVPADEETALNGRWVEAPAEEFFGEVFRRFDRPAIVAEDLGYITPDVDAVRRRFGIPGMKVLLFAFGDDDPNHPYLPKNYETNCVAYTGTHDTNTVRGWFREEAGEHEHRRLAMCLGRDPDPATLPWDMIRLLMESAADTVILPLQDILGLDERARMNTPGTTRGNWTWRFRPSRFSPEIKRRLREWTETSGRLGPT
- a CDS encoding DUF3536 domain-containing protein yields the protein MNRFVCIHGHFYQPPRENPWLEEIEIQDSAHPYHDWNERITAECYAPNAAARILGDERRIADIVNNYSRMSFNFGPTLLSWMERRSPDVYAAVLEADRESRKNFGGHGSALAQVYNHIIMPLATARDKRTQVVWGIRDFEHRFGRKPEGMWLAETAVDIATLEALAAEGFAFTILAPHQALRVRREGSDAWVDVSGARIDTRKPYFCRLPSGRSIALFFYNGPVSREIAFGNLLADGASFARRLAAGFTDTTDPQLVHIATDGETYGHHHKYGDMALAYCFHLLLTENIARPTVYGEFLELSPPRDEVEIAENTAWSCAHGIERWRSDCGCETGCDPRLHQRWRAPLREAVDMLAERLGPHFENAASGLLRDPWAARDDYISVILDRSDDGRARFLERHAARRLDAENKVRVLKLLEMQRNALLQFTSCGWFFDDVAGLETVQILMYAARAIQLAAETDGPDLEADFIRILERAAGNRPGLKSAAVVYRKLVKPAVVDMARVGAHYAVSTLFREYGETDRLYCYRVRKRALDRLENGKNRMAVGRARLVSDITGETLDFNFAALHRGDLDLQAGARACENGEAYETMSRELAASFREGDAAETMRLMDKHFGTHGLSLHHLFRDEQRRVVGGMFGALDEDLSAEFRKIHDEHAALLAATAEMGIPVSGALSAVMSFMHNRAVERLLKADVLDLGRLEEEAAKVREGCFKLDTVRAAFILSRRLEGHMETLLKKPGDADVLEKAVADLEAGRILGIELPLWKAQNLYFYAGKKSRPESSRCDLFNRLGDLLGVKAD